The following DNA comes from Candidatus Poribacteria bacterium.
AATCTCATCCCCTTTTTTCACATTGTCCATAATCAATTCAAAACCGCCATCTCGGAGGGTATTGTAGATGCTCGCCAAATCCTCAACGATGATACCGAAATGGATGAACTCCGTGCCCTCCGCAAACGGGGGACGTTCCGTCCCGTTGTATTGGAGGATTGTCATGTTCAGGGTGCCGTCCGAGAGGTCTAACCCCCCGCGCCCGCGATACCCGACAAACGCAAAACCGATGGTTTCGTAAAAACGACGCGAGGCTTCCATATCCTTCGTCCGTAATGCGATGTGTCTCAAAAATGCCATTGTCCTGTCTCCTTTTGGGTGAGGTGAACTGGATTCGTCAAAGACGTATTGAAATTAGACTTCATTTTACATAAAAACTATTCAAATGTCAATAGAAGACCGCCGACTACGCTTGACAAAAACTCGCGTGTGCATATAATGAAGGAAATCTGATACAAGTTCACGAGGGATTTTAGATGCGTCCTCAAGGTCCTAATCTGCTCTATATCCATTCCGACCAGCATAACCCGTATGTGACGGGTTGCTACGGCGACCCGTTGGTGCAAACCCCTCATCTCGATCGCCTCGCCGCCGAGGGCGTGGTGTTTGAAAACGTCTATTGTCCATCTCCAATCTGTGTGCCATCCCGGATGTCGATGTTGAGTGGACGCTACCCGCATGAGAACGGAGTCTGGACGAACAGCCACATCCTCGATTCTGGGATTCCGACTTTCGCACACGCTATGGGTGCAACGGGGTATCAACCTGTGCTTATTGGGAGGATGCATGCGTTGGGACCGGATCAGCTGCACGGGTATGCCGAACGTCTCGTCGGGGACCACGGTCCGAACTATCACGGTGGGGGTGGTGTCGATCACGGTGAACTTTCTGGCACTGCAGGACCGGCACGTGTGAGTCTCGAAAAATCAGGGGCAGGACAGAGTGCCTATCAGGTGCACGATGAAGATGTGACGGTTGCGACAGTGGATTACCTCAATCGACTCGGCGTCCAGAAACGGGCAGGACTTTTAGACGGGCCCTTCTCCATTTCCGTCGGGTTTATGCTCCCGCATCAACCTTTTGTTGCCCGTCAGGAGGATTATCGGCTGTATGAAGGGCAGATGACGATGCCCCAAAATCCTGAACCTTTTACGGAGGCGTTACACCCCTACTTTCAGTGGTGGCGTGAAAAGTGTGGGATTGTTGAGGTCTCGGATGCTGAGATATTACGCGCACGCACGGCGTATTGGGCACTGGTAACCCGAATGGATGTGATGATTGGACAGATCTTAACGGCACTCCGAGAAAACGGGTTAGATGAGAACACCCTCATCCTGTATAGTTCAGATCACGGTGAACAGGTCGGCGAACACGGACTCTGGTGGAAACAGACGTTTTATGAACATTCCGTGAAGGTCCCGACAATTTTATCGTGGTGTGGTGCTTTACCGGAAGGCGTGCAGTGCGATCGGGTTGTCAGTTCGCTTGATTTGAACGCCACGATGTTGGATGCCCTCGGGGCACCCTCATTACCGCATTCCCGCGGGCGGAGCATCTTACCGCTCCTCCGTGGTGAGGATACACACTGGGAGGACCTCGCCTTCTCTGAATATTGTACCGATGACGGGTGTTATCATCGGATGGTCAGAGAGGATGAGTGGAAGTTGAATTACTATCACGGACACCCCCCGCAGCTTTTCAATTTAAAGGACGACCCAAACGAATTGCAGGACCGGGTAGACGATCCTGCATGCCAATACATTTTAGAACATTTGACACAAAAAGTATTGGAGGGTTGGGACCCAGTTTCGATTGCCACGCAGATGGCTGCGAAACAAGCCGACACGCAACTTCTCGGTAGGTGGGGACGGAACATACAACCTGCAGACCAATACCGCTGGAATCTGCTACCAGAAATGGATTATTTGGATTGAAAGTGGAAGGCAGGTCAAACACTCAATAGGAGAGACAACATGGCGAACAGTCCAATTCTCAAAGGTGAGCCTTTTAGCGAAGAGAAAACAGCACAGATTGCCGAGCAATTCTTCCGTGATGGCTTTGTTTACATTCCGGGGGTGTTGACTGAGGGAGAGGTCACCGCATTAAGGGAAAAATCTGATGCGTTTTTCGCGGATCCGAAACTTGCCGAGATAACGAATCCTGAACTTGCGGATGTCAGATACATCCAGATGGGTGCGCATGCCGAATCCCAGGAAACGCTACCTTTCATTTTACGGAACACGATCGAACTCGATCCGATTTTCCGGGATATGCTCCTCCGAGAACCGATTCTGAGTTTGGCAGAGGCGATCGTCGGTGAGAACTGCAAGTTTTGTGGGCAGAACGTGCTGCGAAACCTTCCTGGGCTCTCGATTGATCGGTGGCATGTTGACGGCTCGGTGCACTTCCCAGTTACCGAAGAGATGCCGCGCCACGATCCTCGTTTGCGGATGCCTGTGATGTGGTTCACCGTCCAGATGGCATTGAACGATATTGATACGATTGAAGAGGGACCGACGCAATACGTCCGTGGCAGTCATTACTCCGGCAGACATCCCAACGATCAGGACAATCCCGAATTTGAAGGAAATAAACCTGTTTCTATCTTATGTAAGGCGGGCGACATCTATCTACAGGATCCGCAGTGTTGGCATCGGGGTGCCCCGAACCTTTCGGGTAAGACGCGTTATATTTTGCAATCGCAGTATGCGGCATATTGGGCATATTGGCGGTTCAGTCTCTGCAACGGTGTGCCTGTTCCTAAAGACGCACTGGAAAATGCAGACGATCGTTTGATGCGCCTTTTAGGACGCCCGCGTGTGAGTGAGTTGAATTAAGGAGTCTGGAAACGAGGAAAAACATGGCTGAAACACCACTTCATTTCAAAACGATTACCGAGATTTCGGAAGCGATTGCCTCAAAACAGGTATCGCCTGTAGAGATTACGACTGCCCTGTTGCAGCGTATCGACGCACTTGACGGTCGATTGAAGAGTTATGCGACGGTGATGGCGGACTCCGCAATGGCTGCCGCACAGAAGGCGGAGCAGGAGATTGACGCAGGAATGTCCCGCGGTCTGTTGCACGGTGTGCCGATCGCAGTAAAGGATCTCTGCTTTACGAAAGGTGTCCGCACGATGGGGGCGGCGAAAGTCCTCGCCGATCACGTCCCAGCGTTTGATGGCACTGTTATCACAAAGCTTAAAGCAGCGGGTGCCGTGCTGCTTGGAAAACTCAACCTGACGGAAGGCGCGATGGGTGGCTACAACCCTGAATTCGATATTCCGAAAAATCCGTGGAATCCCGACCGGTGGACAGGCTCATCGTCGAGCGGTTCCGGTGTGTCAACGGCGGCGGGGTTGTGTTTCGGTTCACTCGGCAGCGACACAGGCGGTTCCATCCGTTTCCCTTCAGCGGCGTGTGGAATTGTCGGCATAAAACCGACGTGGGGACGAGTCAGTCGTTACGGGGTGCTCGCGCTCGCCGAGTCGATGGACCATGTCGGTCCAATGACGCGGAGTGTCGCGGATGCTGGGATTATGCTTGCGGCAATCGCTGGGTTTGACGAAAACGATCCGACTTCTCTGCCAAATCCGGTCCCTAACATGCTTGCGCGAATTGGGCAGGACCTTCAGGAGGTTCGCATCGGATTTGACGAGAACTATGCCACGAACGATATTGACGCTGAACTTGCCGAAGCCGTCTGTGCTGGTGTGGAAGTCTTAGGGGATCAAGGTGCTGAAATCGTTGAAGTGCAGCTGCCGGATGTGGCTGAATACGTCTCCGCATGGCCCACGCTGTGTTCAACAGAGGCAGTATTAGCACACGCCGCCACCTATCCGTCCCGACGGGAGGATTACGGTCCTTGGTTCCAAGGTTGGCTGGATATGGGCGCGAAGGCGACAGGTGCCGAATACGCAAAGGCGAACAATTTGAGAGCCGCCTGCACAGGACATCTCAGGCGGGTGTTTGAGGGGATCGATGTGCTGGTGTGTCCGTCAATGTCAGCACCCCCACACCGCGTCACGCCAAAGATGTTGTATGGACGGTATGATGCCCGGGATCCGAAATTCCAGCGGTTCACCGTGCCGTTTGATTACAACGGGGCACCGACGCTATCTGTGCCGTGTGGCATGAACAGCGAAGGGCTACCGTTGAGCATTCAGTTTGTTGGAAAACACCTGTCAGAGCCGTTGTTGTGTCAGGTTGGACACGCTTACGAAAGTGCTACGCCGTGGCACAATCTCCATCCCGATGTTTAAGTAGGGGCTGGGAATGTAATACAAGGAATGGATTCAGTCTACCCCCAGACTGAATCCCCCAGTCCCTACTTCTGCGGCAGGTGATACCCCTCTTTCGTCGTTTGGATGCTGTAGAGACAATTTTCTGCCGTGATATAGAGCGTCTTGCTCGTTTTGCCGCGTCCGAAGGCGACGTTGGTAGGCTTATCGGGGGTCTTGACATACGCCAGTTCCTCTCCTTCAGGCGTGTAGACGCGGACACCCGGACGGGTTTCATCGCGCACCGCTACGAAGAGATTTCCTTCGGCATCGACCACCATACCGTCTGGACCGTCTTGTGGGGCGTAGTCAACCAGCACTTTTCGGAAAGTCGCTGTGCCTTCCGGTGAGAGGTCGTAGGCGAGGAGCGCCATACGTCCATTCAGGAGCGGCACATCCTCAGGAAAACTATCCATCGCACCGTTGTCATGACTGATGACATAAAGCGTCTGTTGATCAGGAGAGACCGCTATGCCGTTGGGTTTGCCAGCATCCGTGACGACGAGATGCACAGAGCCGTCTGGATCGATCCGATAGACACCAAAGATGGGCTGTTCAACGGGTTCATGCCCGGCATACCGTGGATCCGTAAAATAGATGCGTCCCTGCTCATCAATCGACAGATCGTTGGGTGAATTAAAGGGTTTTCCGTTATAGAGACCGGCAATAATTTCGCACTTACCTGTCGTCAGGTCTGTCCGAGTAATCCTACGTCCCCCGAAATCCGCGCCCTCTGCGACAACCAAGCGACCGTGCGCGTCAAATTTCGTCCCGTTCGACATCCCACTCGGAGAACGGAAAACGGTTGTTTCCCCAGTCTCTGGATTGTGTTTCCAGATGTTCCCAGCCTGCATATCCGTCTGATCGGTGAAGGTAATGTCGCTGAAATAGACTGTCCCGTCCGGCGCGACGGAGACCCCTTCCGTAAAATGTGCCTCGTTGAAGAGTTCTTTAAGCTCGGCATCCGGGGCAAAGATGGTATTGTGGCTGGCAGTGTTTCCAATCAAGGCAGGTGCTAACGCGAAACCTGCGGCAACGGCACATGCGAGCGTTTGTGACATATTTAGATTCGGCATATTCTACTCCTTCCAATTCCATGTTTTCGATGGCAAGATTCTACCACACATTCTAAACGTCGTCAACCCATCGGATGCGGACCATGGGTTATCAGACCCTGTCGAGCGTGTGCGTAAACAGCATCTTGGATTTCAAGGATACGCACTGCATCGACGACCGTCGGTTCAAAGGTGCCACCGTCGCGGATTGCATCAAATGCCGCACCCATCACACCTTGAATCCTCGCGCCGTGAGAGATGTCCTCACTAAACTGGACCCCTTCGGTTGTGTGCACTTCAATCAAAGGTTCACCGTTACGACCATACTGTTCAAAGACGGATGCCTTCGTTCCAATGAATCGGAAGAAATGATCGCCACCGCGTGTCCCTGAGGGATAGTTATACCCCGATTCAATTATGCCCGTGATACCGTCTTCTGTTCGTAGGACACCGAGACCACTGTCCTCTATAACGCGGCTGTGCATGGAATTGGACATGACCCCACCGACAACTGTAATTTCCCGATCGCCAACAAACTGAAGGAATGTGTCAATGCCGTGTGCGGCTTCGACTGCCCAACACCCACCGCCCGATATACTCGGCGTGCTATGCCAAGCCGAAGGGGTCGGATCGTAACGGGATGGGGATCGGTTGTTCAGTCTGCTGCTATAGAGGACGAGGTCCCCCAGACTCCCATCAGCGATCATCTCTTTGACGACTCCCACGATTCGACTTGCACGATTCGGTAGCACGAGCGCGCTGAAGATGCCGTGTTTTTCGGAGGCTTCAGCGGCTGGACGTAACCGATCGGCACAATCCGCGAAGGGTTTATCCAAGAGGTAGGGGATACGCCGGTCCACGCACGCCTGTACATGGTCGGGCATCTCAATGTGTTTTCCGGCGACGAGCGCTGCGTCCGGCTTGCTCGCTTCAAGACAGGCTGCTGCCGTCTCATATCCGGGACATTCAAAATCGTCTGACAACTGCTGTCGCGGTTCTGCTTCGGCATCCATGACACCTACGATCTCGTGTCCGAGTCCATGCGCTGTGCGTCCCATACTGCGTCCGTGGTGACTATAGGAAAGAACAACAAGATTCATATTTTATCTCCTTTTTTAATAGCGGTCAGTTATCAGATTCAGAGACTTCAGAGAGTTCGCAAGTTCATAAAGTTAGAAAGTTTGCAAATTACAACAACTTAATATGCCCCTTCCCAACTTTAGATACACTTCGTGACTTCCCAACTTTGAAACTGCTATTCTCACTGGGAATCATGACAACTATTCCGCTGACGGGTGATCGCTGATCGCTGACGGCTATCTATAAAAAGAATACATCGGCATCCCCGTGATGAGGCGAATCAGCACCCATATACCCCCTATCATAAATTCCCCGAGAATCAGTCCTAAAAAGAGCGGATACGCTTTGCGATAGAGGCGAATCCCGCCCACCTTCAGCAATATTGTTTTGATACCCCAACTGATCAGTATCGAAAACCACAACCGACCGATCGTTGATTTCTCACCAGCGACCATATACCCCGCAGGATGAAAGGGCCAGAACGGAAATATTGTGCGTAGCCACCAGAAGAAGCCGGTAAAAAGCGCGCCGATGCCGATAAAAATCACGGCAGGAATATCGGTGTCGACCGGGTGATATATCCAACTTTGCAAAAGGTTGTAACCACCCGTGCCGAGGTCACTTACAACACCGATATTGTATCCGACAACAAGATACGCCCAAAAGGATGCCAGAATCCCGATGACCGCGGCGAACATCATCGCCACAATGAGCCTACCCGAGCGCATGCCTGTTTCCTCTGCGAGTTTGAAGCCTTCCAGTGTATGTGGCATCGGATGGGCGCGCGACCCACGATTGAAGGTGAGATAGAGACGCATCATCGTCAAGCTACCGTGCGAAATCAATCGAGTGCCGAAAATATCTGTGAGGATATCATGAGGCGTTGCATACGTCCGTATTGTCGGGGGTCCGACTTCAGCGCGGATCCGCGTCAGACTCATCGCTAACAGGTAATAGATTAAAAAGTAAAGCCCGATTGTCCAAAATTCCATGCCACCTTGTCGTGAGAAAGCGAATAGGAAAAACAAGCCGCACACTAACCCGATCGCCGCCCAGCGATAGCGCATCGGTTCTCTACTGTCGTCAAGGTCGCCGGGTGCCTTACGCCATCGAAAGATATACTTGAGAATCCTAAGAAAGTAGCGGCGTCCGCCCCACAGCGCGAGACACGCAAGCACCAGATAGCCCCCCATCACCTGTTGCCAGTCATACGGAAACCCCGGCATAACGTCAAGCCCGATCGCGCTGCCCAGTATCCGTTGTGCTTTCCAGAACCAGTAGAAAAACCAAATTGAAAATGACATTTCCAATGGCATCAGATACGCGAGTCCGACGGCGAACGAGCGAATATAAACCGGTGTCCACCCCATTGAACTCCACGGTTTCTGTGTGAAGTATTGACCCAGTTCAGCATGCCGCACGGGGACTTCGGGAATCTCTGGGAACAGCACATGGAGCCCGTTGATGAGGTTGATACCCCCTGCAATCGAAAACCCAAGCCACATCATAGGGGATCGGAAAAGCCGTCCGTCGAGCCTTGTCATTTCCAGCGGTAATTGCACAATCGGGTACGTCAATCGTTCATGCTCGATCCACTGCCTTCGAAGAAAAACGTCCAAGCAGATCATCACCCAGATGAGGACGGTCAGGAAGAGTGTCCACCAGAAAATCGGACGTAGCCACCCCCGCAGATGCCCCATCCTGTAGATAGTGCTCTCTCCGTCATAGAACGCCGGCAGGCTTGCCATATCGTTAGAGGTCAGCCATGCAGGGAGATACCGCCAAAACAACTGTTTCCATTCGTTTTCAGGGGTTGCAAACCAGAAAGCATCGGTTATCGTCGGGATAACGGTTTGCATCATATCGTGCCCTGCGATTGCCGAAGAGAGCGACAGCATCACGAAAACCGTCAGAAGTTCACCCTGTCTCAGCGCAAACCGTGGCAGAAACCGATTTAGCAGCAGGTTAAACGGGATGAGCACCATCAACGTGATAATCACGTTATAGATGAGGGACATCGTCGTCGGGAGAGTGCTCCAGAATTTGAGGTGGTTTGCCATGATGAAGTAGGTATTCACCGGAATCAGTAGCAAACCGAGTATGATGGCACGAACCGTTACGCCGGGATGGAAATTTTGATTTTTTTGTGTTGCGTTTGCCATAAACGGTTAGGACTTTGTGGTTTATAGTGGCGGTATATTTTATTCAGCATTGAACTGGTGATGAATTGCTATAATGGGCTTGGTTTCCTCAAAATTATGGTTTTAAGGTTAGGGCGATTTATACCAAATCTGAAAGATAAATTCGCATTTTAGAGATTTTGAAACGTTATGAGGTTTCCGATGGCTTGGACGGGCGAGGGGACCTCGCCCCTACGAACCGGTTAGAGCACCTTCTATTATCAACCCAAAAGCGACCCCTCTGAAGACGTCCTACGCGCTGAAATACTGCGATTCGCAGCGGCGTATCCAACATATGGGTATAGACGTATCACGAAGCTGCTGGTGGAAACCGAAGGACACACCGTTGGGTATAAGCGTGTGGCTCGGTTGATGAAAGAGATGAATCTCTGGGTCTCGGTCAAGCGGGCGTGTCAAACCACCAGATCGCTTCAAGGCGATAAACCGTGGCGCAACCTGCTTCAGACCCTTGAGGTCTCTCATCCGGATCAGGTCTGGGTCGGTGATATCACCTACGTCCGTCTCAACAGACGCTTCATCTATGTCGCTGTGCTCATGGATGTCTTTACGCGTATGATTCGAGGCTGGAACCTCAGTCAACACTTGAGTCAAGCTCTGACCTTGAAACCCTTAGAGCAAGCTTTAGACGACAGGGTTGCGAAGATCCACCCTTCTGATCAAGGCGTGCAGTATCTTTCAAATGCATATCTCTCGGTGCTCGAAGCACACGCTATTGAGATTTCAATCGATCGCAGGGGATGTCCTTGGGAGAACGGATACGCCGAAAGACTCATCCGCACACTCAAGGAAGAAGAAGTCCACCTCAACGATTACCAAGATATTACCGAGGCTCGACAACGCATCGGGCATTTTCTCACACAGGTATATAACCACAAACGTCTCCATTCGGCGTTAGGGTATCTGACTCCTGCCGAATTTCAGAGACAAACCTTCTCTTAACTTTGCGAAATTGTGGTCTAAATTAAAGGTAGCACTTCACACGCCTCTTGAAATTGGTAGGAAGGACCTCCGATTCCCGAGGCATGCACAAGCACAGCCTAACAGGCTATGCTACAAGACAGACCGCGTGCTTATTTGAAAATGGCAACGGCAATGGAGATAATTATGGCACCGATAGCACAGGCAACCGTTATCCAACTCCGCACTCCCGCAATTGCATTTTGCTTACCTTTAAGCTCCGATATACCGTTCTCAACAGTGCGGAGCCGGGTATCCATCCCATCTAAACGGGTATCTACCCTATCTATACGCTGATTGACTTCATTAAAACGCTGATTGACTTCATTGAAACGCTGATTGACTTGATCAAAGTTTAATCTAACCTGATCAAAGCCATCTTTCATCACCTGATAGAGTTCTTCATTTGTCATTTCTTTGTTCCTTTGGTTTCTTGTTGATTATGCCAGTCCAAACTGTTTTTTAATAATTACCCCAAGTTGGTATTTACAAGATTTTCGACAGACAGTCACCCTTTTCACTGAAAACGGTTGCTTAGCTGCACGATTTTGTAGCGTATCCTGTTAGGTTACGCACAATCTTTTGCACAGACTAACAGTCTATGCTACAAAGATGGCAACTTGGGTTATTATATCACAATTCCTATTTCCTGT
Coding sequences within:
- a CDS encoding VOC family protein, with amino-acid sequence MAFLRHIALRTKDMEASRRFYETIGFAFVGYRGRGGLDLSDGTLNMTILQYNGTERPPFAEGTEFIHFGIIVEDLASIYNTLRDGGFELIMDNVKKGDEIDDDKPPDRSFKVADPDGNVVDITCAQDEWRGVTV
- a CDS encoding sulfatase-like hydrolase/transferase → MRPQGPNLLYIHSDQHNPYVTGCYGDPLVQTPHLDRLAAEGVVFENVYCPSPICVPSRMSMLSGRYPHENGVWTNSHILDSGIPTFAHAMGATGYQPVLIGRMHALGPDQLHGYAERLVGDHGPNYHGGGGVDHGELSGTAGPARVSLEKSGAGQSAYQVHDEDVTVATVDYLNRLGVQKRAGLLDGPFSISVGFMLPHQPFVARQEDYRLYEGQMTMPQNPEPFTEALHPYFQWWREKCGIVEVSDAEILRARTAYWALVTRMDVMIGQILTALRENGLDENTLILYSSDHGEQVGEHGLWWKQTFYEHSVKVPTILSWCGALPEGVQCDRVVSSLDLNATMLDALGAPSLPHSRGRSILPLLRGEDTHWEDLAFSEYCTDDGCYHRMVREDEWKLNYYHGHPPQLFNLKDDPNELQDRVDDPACQYILEHLTQKVLEGWDPVSIATQMAAKQADTQLLGRWGRNIQPADQYRWNLLPEMDYLD
- a CDS encoding phytanoyl-CoA dioxygenase family protein; protein product: MANSPILKGEPFSEEKTAQIAEQFFRDGFVYIPGVLTEGEVTALREKSDAFFADPKLAEITNPELADVRYIQMGAHAESQETLPFILRNTIELDPIFRDMLLREPILSLAEAIVGENCKFCGQNVLRNLPGLSIDRWHVDGSVHFPVTEEMPRHDPRLRMPVMWFTVQMALNDIDTIEEGPTQYVRGSHYSGRHPNDQDNPEFEGNKPVSILCKAGDIYLQDPQCWHRGAPNLSGKTRYILQSQYAAYWAYWRFSLCNGVPVPKDALENADDRLMRLLGRPRVSELN
- a CDS encoding amidase, whose amino-acid sequence is MAETPLHFKTITEISEAIASKQVSPVEITTALLQRIDALDGRLKSYATVMADSAMAAAQKAEQEIDAGMSRGLLHGVPIAVKDLCFTKGVRTMGAAKVLADHVPAFDGTVITKLKAAGAVLLGKLNLTEGAMGGYNPEFDIPKNPWNPDRWTGSSSSGSGVSTAAGLCFGSLGSDTGGSIRFPSAACGIVGIKPTWGRVSRYGVLALAESMDHVGPMTRSVADAGIMLAAIAGFDENDPTSLPNPVPNMLARIGQDLQEVRIGFDENYATNDIDAELAEAVCAGVEVLGDQGAEIVEVQLPDVAEYVSAWPTLCSTEAVLAHAATYPSRREDYGPWFQGWLDMGAKATGAEYAKANNLRAACTGHLRRVFEGIDVLVCPSMSAPPHRVTPKMLYGRYDARDPKFQRFTVPFDYNGAPTLSVPCGMNSEGLPLSIQFVGKHLSEPLLCQVGHAYESATPWHNLHPDV
- a CDS encoding SMP-30/gluconolactonase/LRE family protein, whose amino-acid sequence is MPNLNMSQTLACAVAAGFALAPALIGNTASHNTIFAPDAELKELFNEAHFTEGVSVAPDGTVYFSDITFTDQTDMQAGNIWKHNPETGETTVFRSPSGMSNGTKFDAHGRLVVAEGADFGGRRITRTDLTTGKCEIIAGLYNGKPFNSPNDLSIDEQGRIYFTDPRYAGHEPVEQPIFGVYRIDPDGSVHLVVTDAGKPNGIAVSPDQQTLYVISHDNGAMDSFPEDVPLLNGRMALLAYDLSPEGTATFRKVLVDYAPQDGPDGMVVDAEGNLFVAVRDETRPGVRVYTPEGEELAYVKTPDKPTNVAFGRGKTSKTLYITAENCLYSIQTTKEGYHLPQK
- a CDS encoding Gfo/Idh/MocA family oxidoreductase, with product MNLVVLSYSHHGRSMGRTAHGLGHEIVGVMDAEAEPRQQLSDDFECPGYETAAACLEASKPDAALVAGKHIEMPDHVQACVDRRIPYLLDKPFADCADRLRPAAEASEKHGIFSALVLPNRASRIVGVVKEMIADGSLGDLVLYSSRLNNRSPSRYDPTPSAWHSTPSISGGGCWAVEAAHGIDTFLQFVGDREITVVGGVMSNSMHSRVIEDSGLGVLRTEDGITGIIESGYNYPSGTRGGDHFFRFIGTKASVFEQYGRNGEPLIEVHTTEGVQFSEDISHGARIQGVMGAAFDAIRDGGTFEPTVVDAVRILEIQDAVYAHARQGLITHGPHPMG
- a CDS encoding IS3 family transposase; amino-acid sequence: METEGHTVGYKRVARLMKEMNLWVSVKRACQTTRSLQGDKPWRNLLQTLEVSHPDQVWVGDITYVRLNRRFIYVAVLMDVFTRMIRGWNLSQHLSQALTLKPLEQALDDRVAKIHPSDQGVQYLSNAYLSVLEAHAIEISIDRRGCPWENGYAERLIRTLKEEEVHLNDYQDITEARQRIGHFLTQVYNHKRLHSALGYLTPAEFQRQTFS